GCCTGAGCATGAAGGAACTTCTCTGCACCGATGGCACAGGCATGATAGACCTCCTTGATCTTCTTGCCGTCATCGGAGAGCTCGATCTCAAGATCGTCACAGAGCGTCCCGCAGAAGGTGCATATTACATCTGATACGATATTTGCCATAGACTTTCCTCACATCCAGGACCGGCCCAAAAAAAACAGAGAGCAGATGGTGCTCATGACCCGGAACTCCCCGGAGACTGGACCTGGCTTATGTTCGTAAACCAACGAACTGTAAGGATATAGACGAACTAAAAATATTTATACCCTCGTATGGGGGCAGAAGAGAGATTGGGGGGATGATCACCGCTCTTCGCGGTCCATCCGGATTGCCTTTTTGGGGCATTCCTGGGCACAGATCCCACATCCTTTGCAGAAATCGAGATCGATCTCGAAGTCGGCATCGATGCAGGCATCCGGACAGTACATCGCACAGAGGCCGCAGGCGTTACATGCCTCACGATCGACCACCGGCCGGAATGTCCGCCATGTTCCGGTCTTTCCCGCAGCTCCCTGCCGGGGTCTGCTCATCGCAACAGGATCACTCATACCGTCAACTCCTCATATGCAGCCTCAGCCGCCTTCACATTCCGCTCATCCGCAAACATATCACGGATTGCGGCGAGCGCAGATTCATGGGTGATGATACCCATCTTTGCAATCGCCCCAAGCACAGGGGTATTTAAGATCGGGCTCCCCGCGACGACGAGATCAACGGAGAGGGCGATCCCGGTGAGATCGATGGTGAGAGCCTCGACCCCCGGAAGATCAACCGGGTGGGGGCTGTTGATCAGAACACGGCCCCCCGGCTTCATCCCCTGGAGGACATCGACCGCATCCATGATGCTTGCATCGAGGACGACGATGAGATCGGGAGATCGGATCTGGGAGTAGATCTTGATGGTATGATCATCGATACGGACAAACGAGACGACGGGGGCGCCCCGCCGTTCCGCTCCATAGAACGGGGCGGCCGTCGCATGCTTTTTATCAAGGAAAGCCGCCATCGCGATGAGACGGGCGGCAGTGACGCCCCCCTGTCCACCGCGTGAATGGATCCGGATCTCATACATCAGGCATCAACCCCGAACCAGAACTCTTCACCCATCCGGCGATCCCGGACGAACCCGGCGATATCATCATAGGTGACCTCCTGGCCGCCGAGTCCGGCGACGACGGAGTAGATCGAGGCACCCGGATACTTCGACCGGATCTCAGAGGAGAGGACACCGCCATACCCGAATGAGTAACCGCGATCCAGGACGACGAGATCGCGTCCCCCGATATCAAGGTCAGGGAATGGCCTGAACCAGCGGATTCGCATGGATCCTGCCTTGATACCCGCATCCCTGAGAAGATCGACCGCCACTTCGGCCTCCTTGCCGAGTGTTCCGAGTGCGACGATGAGAACCTCGGCATCCTCGCATCGGTACTCCTCGGTCGGGCCATATTTCCGGCCGAACTGCCTGAAGAACTCCTCTTCCGCATCCCGGATGACCGCCGGCGAGTTGCGCATCGCCTTCTCGATCCCCCATCTGAATTTGAAGTGATCGTTTGGCCCGGTCATCGCGCCATAGCCTGCCGGATTCTCCGGATCGATCCTGTGGGGGAGCCGCACCGGCGGGATATAATCGCCCGGCTCCACGGTCTCAAGCGACTGCATGATATGAGAGAGGAGGAACCCGTCGAGATTCACCATCACCGGGAGGAGGATACCATTGTTCTCTGCTATGCGGAATGCCATCAGGGTGGTATCGTATGCCTCCTGGACATCGCCGACAAAGAACTGGAGCCATCCGGTATCCCGCTGTGAGAAGGCATCGGTATGTTCTGCCCAGACATTCCATCCGGGACCGAGGGAACGGTTGATGTTTGCCATCACAATGGGGAGGCGGGCACCTGCCGCCCAGTGGAGCATCTCGTGCATGTAGAGGAGCCCATGGGAGCTGGTTGCCGTGAAGGAGCGGACACCGGTGATTGAGGCCCCGATACAGGCAGTCATCGCCGAGTGTTCACTCTCAACCGGAATGTACCGGGTATCCATCTCACCTGCGGTGACGTACTCTGCGATCTGCTCGACCACCTCACTCTGGGGGGTGATCGGGTATGCCGCGACAACGGCCGGCTTTGCGGCCTTCACCGCAGCTGCAACCGCCTTGTTTCCTGTTGCTACCGTCAGCATTCTCCTGCCTCCTCCTTTGCAAGCCGGGCGAGGTTCTTCTCGACCTGCTGTTCAAGCTCATTCACCTGCTTCTCTGTGATCCCCTTGAACCGGCCCTGAAGCGAGATATACTCCTTCAGCGGGAGCCGCTTCCTCATCGCAGCCTTCGAAGCACCATTGATGGTGAGCTCTCCGTACTTCCTCTCCCAGAGGACCCACATCCCGGTCTTCACCGCCATCTTCCCGACCGTCACCGGCATATCAGAGGGGATACGCCAGCCCGGCGGGCAGGGAACAAGGATATGAATGAACGAAGGGCCGGGCGTGGCAAGGGCGGTCTTCACCTTCTCAAAGAGATCCTTTGGATGCGCCGCAGATGCCGTCGCCTGGTAGGGGATGTTATGAGCGGCAATGATCCGATCGATATCCTTCTTCGTATCGGTCTTTCCACCCGGTGTCGTCGTCGTCCGTGCCCCTATCGGGGTTGCACCCGACCGCTGCATCCCGGTGTTCCCGTATGCCTCATTGTCATAGCAGATATAGAGGAAGTTGGTGCCACGTTCAAGTGCACCAGATAGTGCCTGAATACCAATATCCACCGTACCACCATCGCCCGCAAAGACGATGACGTTCGTCTTCTTTCCTTCACTCGCAAACGCTTCGCTCATCCCTGATGCACATGCCGCAGCGGCAGCAAACGCGATATTATACACAGGAACAGCAAATGCGGTATTTGGGTATATCCCCTGCAGAACACTTGTACAGCATGCCGGAACGACAAGGACCGTATCAGGTCCGGCTGCCTTGAGCACGTACCTGAGTGCAAGCGCAGCGCTGCACCCGGCACATGCCGTTGTGCATTTGAGGAGGTACTCATCCTCTGGTATCTCAGCCATCCGAATCAGGGTACGTTTGTCATTCCTTTATAATGAGGCTTCGGTTTCATGCATCATCAGCCGACCCGGGTATATGTGGTGAGGGAGGGTGGAAAATGGAACGGAATATGAAGCGGGTGGACTCCGGGTGCGATGATCTCAACGGTGAAGCGCGAGTTTGGGGAGAGATCCCATGAGAATACGGGTTTGACCATAAAGACGACCACCTCGCCGGGTTGAAGCACAGGATTCTGATCGTCGCGTATCGGGCGGATGATCGAGAAGCGGGAGGGGGGAGGGGAGGAATTGAAGAGGGGATCATGAGCAGACATCTCTTCGTAATTGTGGAACCCCCTGAACCTGATGGAGACGGTCCTGAGATCCACCGGACGGGATCCCGGTGTGAGCTGAACCGGGATCTCAAGGTGCTCAGCCCTCCTCAGATCATTATTCGTATCAACCGCAAAGATGCTCCCGGCAAGAACAAAGCCCGAGTTTCCCCGATGAACACCTTCGGTAACCTCAGTTCCGACATTCTGTGAGATTGAGAAGCCTGCAGCAAGAATGACCATTGAAAAGGCAGCAGCAATGACGACAAAGGCAATCAGGACGACTGCCGCCTCAAGGCCGGTGAAGCCGTCCTCCACTCATCCCACCTCATAGCGTTTGTTCCCAAGGAGCGTCCCCGGAACGGTGCATGGTATGCTGACCGGAACCCCCCGAGGGGGAAT
Above is a genomic segment from Methanocalculus alkaliphilus containing:
- a CDS encoding 4Fe-4S binding protein; its protein translation is MSDPVAMSRPRQGAAGKTGTWRTFRPVVDREACNACGLCAMYCPDACIDADFEIDLDFCKGCGICAQECPKKAIRMDREER
- a CDS encoding 2-oxoacid:acceptor oxidoreductase family protein — translated: MYEIRIHSRGGQGGVTAARLIAMAAFLDKKHATAAPFYGAERRGAPVVSFVRIDDHTIKIYSQIRSPDLIVVLDASIMDAVDVLQGMKPGGRVLINSPHPVDLPGVEALTIDLTGIALSVDLVVAGSPILNTPVLGAIAKMGIITHESALAAIRDMFADERNVKAAEAAYEELTV
- the porA gene encoding pyruvate ferredoxin oxidoreductase, which codes for MLTVATGNKAVAAAVKAAKPAVVAAYPITPQSEVVEQIAEYVTAGEMDTRYIPVESEHSAMTACIGASITGVRSFTATSSHGLLYMHEMLHWAAGARLPIVMANINRSLGPGWNVWAEHTDAFSQRDTGWLQFFVGDVQEAYDTTLMAFRIAENNGILLPVMVNLDGFLLSHIMQSLETVEPGDYIPPVRLPHRIDPENPAGYGAMTGPNDHFKFRWGIEKAMRNSPAVIRDAEEEFFRQFGRKYGPTEEYRCEDAEVLIVALGTLGKEAEVAVDLLRDAGIKAGSMRIRWFRPFPDLDIGGRDLVVLDRGYSFGYGGVLSSEIRSKYPGASIYSVVAGLGGQEVTYDDIAGFVRDRRMGEEFWFGVDA
- a CDS encoding thiamine pyrophosphate-dependent enzyme; this translates as MAEIPEDEYLLKCTTACAGCSAALALRYVLKAAGPDTVLVVPACCTSVLQGIYPNTAFAVPVYNIAFAAAAACASGMSEAFASEGKKTNVIVFAGDGGTVDIGIQALSGALERGTNFLYICYDNEAYGNTGMQRSGATPIGARTTTTPGGKTDTKKDIDRIIAAHNIPYQATASAAHPKDLFEKVKTALATPGPSFIHILVPCPPGWRIPSDMPVTVGKMAVKTGMWVLWERKYGELTINGASKAAMRKRLPLKEYISLQGRFKGITEKQVNELEQQVEKNLARLAKEEAGEC